In a single window of the Elaeis guineensis isolate ETL-2024a chromosome 8, EG11, whole genome shotgun sequence genome:
- the LOC105061412 gene encoding bidirectional sugar transporter SWEET13, whose protein sequence is MAGHHSLDWAFIIGVLGNVISFLVYLAPVPTFYKVYRKRSTGGFQSVPYLVALFSAMLWIFYAFVKTNSVLLVTINLIGCAIETIYIVMYLAYAPRPARIFTAKIILLLNVGLFSLILLSTLLLPKGSNRLKVLGWICMCFSASVFAAPLSIIRQVIRTRSVEYMPFMLSFFLTISAVVWFFYGLLTKDPYVMFPNVLGFTFGVVQMVLYVIYKYMVRKVVVEPAVAKDVLVINLEKAGVELQVTAEEIGDGERELKANEGTNGGKKGKMGEEEGLEISPA, encoded by the exons ATGGCAGGCCATCATTCATTGGATTGGGCCTTCATCATTGGAGTCCTAG GAAATGTCATCTCCTTCCTGGTCTATCTTGCTCCAGT GCCTACATTCTATAAGGTATATCGAAAGAGATCGACGGGAGGATTCCAATCAGTGCCTTATCTGGTTGCATTGTTCAGTGCCATGCTGTGGATCTTCTATGCATTTGTCAAGACTAATTCCGTCCTACTAGTTACCATTAATTTGATAGGCTGTGCCATTGAGACCATCTACATTGTGATGTACCTTGCCTACGCTCCAAGACCTGCTAGG ATCTTCACCGCAAAAATAATCTTGCTCTTGAATGTGGGACTTTTTTCTTTGATCCTTCTCTCCACTCTCCTGCTGCCGAAAGGCTCCAATCGCCTGAAAGTTCTTGGCTGGATCTGCATGTGCTTCTCTGCTTCCGTCTTCGCCGCTCCTTTGAGCATCATT AGGCAAGTTATTCGCACAAGGAGTGTAGAATACATGCCATTCATGCTGTCATTCTTCCTCACCATAAGTGCAGTGGTATGGTTCTTCTATGGTCTACTTACTAAAGACCCATATGTCATG TTTCCAAACGTTTTGGGATTCACCTTCGGGGTGGTACAGATGGTGCTCTACGTGATCTACAAGTACATGGTCAGGAAGGTGGTGGTAGAGCCCGCGGTGGCCAAGGACGTACTCGTCATCAACTTAGAAAAGGCTGGAGTGGAGCTGCAGGTGACCGCAGAGGAGATCGGTGACGGTGAGAGAGAGTTGAAGGCAAATGAAGGGACCAATGGTGGCAAAAAGGGGAAGatgggagaggaggaggggcttgAGATAAGCCCGGCGTGA